The sequence below is a genomic window from Methylocystis sp. IM3.
AATAGGCTTTCAGATGCATCAGCGGCGCGGGCTCGCTTTTGTATCTGATCTCGACATTCGGCCGCGCGGCCAGACTGTCATAGACCTCCGCGAGCGCCTTCGGCATGTGCACGTCCGCGCCGTCGCGATAGAGGCGGATGCGAACCCCGCGCGCGGCGGCGTCGTCCAGCGCCTTCACGATGCGCAGGTCCGTCAGCACATAGGCGGCGAAGTCAATGCGCTTTTTCGCCTGGCCGATCAGCTCGACATCGATCGCCTCGAGATCCTCGGCCGGCGCATAGGCCTGCCGCTCCAGGCGGCAGCGCCCCGCGAGCGCGGGCGTCGAGAGCGCGAGACAGAGGGCGATCAGGAGAAGCCGTTTCATGCGGCTGATCTCGTCGCACGACAAGCTGGCGCCGGCATTACGTCTGGCCGGGCTTGAGCCGGTAAAAGATATGACGCCCGATCATGTCCATGCGCGTCAGCGCCCGCGCCCAGCGCGGTTTGACGTAAGTGGCGTGGTAATGCGTCGAGCGGCCGACGTCGGTGATGTAGGTGCGGCCGTCCATCACCTCATTGGCGATGCGAACCGCCGTCGCCCAGGACTCCTGTTCGGTGATGCGCAGCGACTTTCCTTCGCAGGCGAAGGAGAACTGGCACGCCTTGTAGTGATTGCGGTTCTGATACACGACGCCGCAGATGCTCGCGGGATAAAGCCCGCTCTGCACGCGGTTCAGAACGACCTGCGCCACCGCGGCCTGCCCCGCCTCCGGCTCGCTGCGCGACTCGAAATAGACCGCCTCCGCGAGGCAGCGTCTTTCGCGGTCCATGTTGTCGCGGTCGACGAGCGACGCGTAATCGGGACGCGCCTTGCCGGGAGCCCCGAGCGCCAGCGTCGCGCGCGGGAAGGAAGAGACTTCGATCGGCAGTGCGTCAGGCTGGGCCGGCGTTGACGAGCCGAGCGCCACGGCGCGCGCAACGGCGGGCGTCGCGCCATGCAGGACGCGCTCGGCGATATCCTTGGAGCCTGTGTCGCGCGGCGCCTCGACGGCGGCTTTCGCAACCGGCTTGGCTCCCTCTGGTGGCGATGCGGCGCCGTCGTTCGAGAGGGCCGGCGGGGTGGCGGTCGAGGCGGTCTGCGCCGGCGAGGCGGCGGCGGTGGATTTCTGCGTCTGCGTCGTCGTCAGCGCCTCGGCGCGCGCGGCTTCCGCCTCGTAGAGCGCATCGTCGCCGGGCACGGGCCCGCGCGGCGCAAGCGCGAGGCTCGTGCGCGCGGCGCGCTTCCCCTCGATACGGAAGGTCAGACGCGCCGGCTCGGCGAGGCCCAGCGCGGCAGGATCGATGACGCGCGTCTCGAAGCCGGGCCGCATGGCGATGATGGGGTCGCCCTTGTGCGTGCGGTCGACCTCGGGGAAATTCTTCACATCCGGCTTCAAATCGACGTGCGGTTCGCTCTCGTCGGGAATGGCGCGCAGATCGTCCGGCGCGCCGACCATCAGCCGGGCGCTCTGCACCAGCGCGCGGCTCTGGCCGGAAAGCCCCAATTCGCCCGACGCCGCCTCGCCGAAGGAAGCGAGCTGAAAGGTTGCCGGTTTGGCGGCGGCGCGGGCGCGGGCGGTGAGCGGCGCGACATTCCAGTCGCCGGCCGCGTCCTGCCCGGCGCTTGCGGTGAAGGAGACGAGGACCCCGACGCCCAGCGCCCAGGGCGCCATGACGCCGAGCGCCCAGGGGGTCCTGACGTCCGCACTCCGACGCCCTTTCGACTGTCGACGCATAAGCTGGCCCAACATCCAACTGCGCTGAAAGACGGCGGCGTGGCCGCCGACGCACACGCAATCACTTTTCCCGATCGTGATTATCAACCCGTTATGCTTGCAGAAGCGTTTCGGCTCAGGCCAAGCCTGCGTGTCAGAATGAGGCGCCGCCCCCTCGCCGCCTCGCCTCACTCTCCGATGAGATGCAGCGCAATCTCGCGGCGATGCGGGCGGCGGCGATGTTCGACAATATAGACGCCCTGCCACGTCCCGAGCGCCAGGGCGCCGCCGATGACGGGAATGGACAACTGAGTCTGCGTCAGCGCGGCGCGGATGTGCGCCGGCATGTCGTCCGGGCCTTCCGTGTCATGCGAATAGGCGGCGCCTTCCGGGGCAAGGCGCGAAAATACGGCTTCGAGATCGCGCAGGACGCTCGGATCGGCGTTCTCCTGGATGAGCAGCGAAGCCGAGGTATGCCGGCAGAACGCCGTGAGCAGACCCTCGCCCATGCGGGCGCCGCGCAGGAAGTCGGCGAGCGTGGCGGTGACCTCGTAGAAACCGCGCCCGCTGGTCTCGATCCTGATGATTCGGGTCGCCTGTCGCATGGGTTCAGATGTGCGCAGGCGCACATGAATGTCGAGCCCCGATAGGCCTTATAAAAACGCCGGCTCCCGTATTAAGGGAGAGCCGGACTTTTTCGAGAATGCGGAGGGATAATGACCGAGAGCCTGATCGACGCCGTAACGAGCTGGGCCGCGTCTGAAACCGGCAAATATGTGGGGGTAACTGCCCTGACCATGCTGGCCTGGTCTGAGGCCGCGGCCATTGTCGGCTCCACCTATTTCAAGCGCATGATCCCGCTGCGCGCCGCGGCGATGATCGCCAATGTGCTCGGCGTGACCCTCGGCCTGGCGACCGGCAACCTGCCGACGATCACCAAGCACGCGATCAATTTCCCCCTCAATTTCACGCGCCTGCGGGAAATGCGCCGGCTCATCGCCAGCGTGCGCCAGGCGAGCGCCACCGACCTCAATCTCGAATGGCTGAAGCCCTTCATGCATCCAGAAAGCTTCCGCGCGACCGATTACGTCTTCGAGAAAGGGGCGCTTGCCACGCAGGCCTTTCTCGTGGTCGAGGGAAAGATCGAAATCTCGGAGCGCGGCGTCATCCTCGAGCCGGGTGCGATCTTTGGCGAGATGGCGCTGTTCACCAGGACCGGCAAACGCACGGCCTCGGCGAAGTGCCTCACCGACGCCACGCTCCTCGCCATCACCTATGAGCAGTTCGAGCAGCTCTATTTCCAGAACCCGGAATTCGGCCTCTACCTCGTCCGCCTGATGGTTCGGCGCTTCGAATCCAATCATCTTGGAGAAGAGCTGGAGAGCGCGTAAGGGGGCGGCTCAGGCCGTTCCCTCGGCCTTGCGCCCCAGCGCCGCCTGCGCCGCCGCGAGGCGCGCAATCGGAACGCGGAAAGGCGAACAGGAGACGTAGTCGATTCCGATTTTTTCGAAGAAAGCCACCGACGCCGGATCGCCGCCATGTTCGCCGCAGACCCCGAGCGCAATGTCCGGGCGCGCGGCGCGGGCGCGCTGGCAGCCGAGCGCGACGAGTTCGCCCACGCCCTCCTGATCGATCGAGACGAAAGGATCGTGCGGCAAGAGCCCCTTTTCGACATAGGCGTTGAGGAAGGAGGCCGAGTCGTCGCGCGAGATGCCGAGCGTCGTCTGGGTCAAGTCGTTGGTGCCGAAAGAGAAGAAATCGGCCGACGGCGCAATCTCGCCGGCGCGGAGCGCGGCGCGCGGCAATTCGATCATCGTGCCGATCTCATAGCCCGGCCGAATGCCTGTCTCCTTCTCGACGAGCGACGCCATCGCCTCGACGCGCGCCTTCACGAGATCGAGTTCGGCGCGCGTGAAGACGAGCGGGGCCATGATCTCGATGCGGGCGGGTTCGCCCGTCGCAATGCTGGCCTCGATCGCCGCCTCGAAGATGGCGCGCGCCTGCATGTCGACGATTTCGGGAAAGACCACCGCGAGGCGCACGCCGCGAAAACCGAGCATGGGGTTGAATTCGGAGAGTTGCAGCGCGCGGCGGCGAAGCTTCACCGGATCGGCGCCCATGGCGCGGGCGACCGTGGCGAGCTCCGTATCGGTATGGGGCAGGAATTCGTGCAGCGGCGGATCGAGCAGGCGGATCGTCACCGGCAGGCCCGCCATGATCTCGAAGAGGTGCTTGAAATCCTCGCGCTGGATGGGCAGCAGCTTGGCGAGCGCCGTCCGGCGCCCTTCGGCGTCGTCGGCGAGAATCATCTCGCGCACGGCGACGATGCGCTCGCCCTCGAAGAACATATGCTCCGTGCGCGCGAGCCCGATGCCCTCGGCGCCGAAGCGGCGCGCGGCGCGCGCGTCGGAGGGCGTCTCGGCGTTGGCGCGCACCTTGAGCCGCCTGATCTCGTCCGCCCACCCCATCAGCACGGCGAACTCGCCCGTGAGCTCGGGGCGCTGCATCTTCACTTCGCCGGCGATCACATGGCCCGCCGAGCCGTCGATCGTCAGCTTGTCGCCCTTCACGAAACGCTTGCCGGCGACGGTGAAGCTCTGGTCCTCGTAGTCGATGCGCAGCGCGCCGGCGCCGGTGACGCAGGGCTTGCCCATGCCGCGCGCGACGACTGCCGCATGAGAGGTCATGCCGCCGCGCGCCGTGAGGATGCCTTCCGCGGCGTGCATGCCGTGAATGTCCTCGGGGCTCGTCTCGGTGCGCACGAGAATGACCTTGCGCCCCGACGCCGCGAGCGTCTCCGCCTCTTCCGGACTGAAGACGATCTCGCCGAAGGCCGCGCCGGGCGACGCCGGCAGGCCCGTGGCCAGAATGTCGCGCCGCGCCGCCGGGTCGATGGTCGGGTGCAGCAGTTGATCGAGCGAGGTCGGCTCGACGCGCAGGATCGCCTCCTCGCGCGTGATGAGCCCCTCATTCGCCATGTCGACGGCAAGCTTCAGCGCCGCGCGGGCCGTGCGCTTGCCGTTGCGGGTCTGGAGCATCCACAATTTGCCGCGTTCGACCGTGAACTCCATGTCCTGCATGTCGCGGTAATGGCGCTCGAGCCTGTCGGCGACCTTCGTGAATTCCGCGAAAATCTTCGGCATGGCGGCTTCGAGCGAAATCTTCTCGCCGGGCGAGGCGCGGCTCGCGACTTCGGTCAAAGGCTGCGGCGTGCGCAGGCCGGCGACCACGTCCTCGCCCTGCGCGTTGATGAGATATTCGCCGTAAAGCTCCTTCACGCCGGTCGAGGGATTGCGGGTGAAGGCGACGCCGGTCGCGGAATTGGCGTCCATATTGCCGAAGACCATCGCCTGCACATTGACCGCCGTGCCCCAGCTCTCGGGGATATTGTGCAGATGCCGGTAGACGATGGCGCGGTGGTTCATCCATGAGGCGAAGACGGCGCGGATCGCGCCCCAGAGCTGCGCATGTGGGTCCTGCGGGAAGGTCACGCCGGCATTGGCCTCGACGATGGCCTTGAACCGCGCGACCGCCTCGCGCCAGTCGGCGGCGGAAAGCTGCGTGTCGAGCGTGAAGCCCTTGGCGTCCTTCATCTCCTCGAGCGCGTCCTCGAAGATGTGATGCTCCACGCCGAGCACCACCGACGAATACATTTCGATGAAGCGGCGGTAGCAGTCCCAGGCGAAGCGGGCGTCCCCGCAATAGCTCGCAAGCGCTTCGACCGTCTCGTCGTTGAGGCCGAGATTGAGCACGGTGTCCATCATGCCGGGCATGGAGGCGCGGGCGCCGGAGCGGACGGAGACGAGAAGCGGCCATTTCGAGTCGCCGAAAGCGTGGCCCGCCACCTGGCCGACCTCCGCCATCGCGGCCTCGACCTGGCCTTCGAGGTCCGCCGGAAAGGCGTGGCCGTTGGCGTAGAAATAGGCGCAAACCTCGGTGGTGATGGTGAAGCCCGGCGGCACGGGAAGGCCCAGCGCGGCCATCTCAGCAAGATTGGCGCCCTTGCCGCCGAGAAGATCCCGCATGGCGGCCGACCCTTCGGACTGGCCGGCGCTGAAACGATAAACCCATTTCGTCATTGCTTTTGTCTTCCCGCCACGCCGGGTGAGCCCTCTCCGGCCGAACCCGGTTCGGGTTCGCGGGCGCACAATAGCAGATAGGCGGATGAATTGTGGCGGCGAGGGCTCTTTTTTCAGGCGTCTGCCTGCCCGCCCGCGCCCCGATCCGCTCGCAATTCCGCCAAGCCAAGCTAGACTGGACGCCCCGACCGACCATCTGAAGGCGGATGATGATGGAAGACGAAGCGCCCCGCCCCCGCCCTGCCCATGAGATGGGCCAGCCGCTCGACCTTCTCTCGCTCGGCGAGCTCGACGAGCGGATAGCCGCGCTGAAAGCGGAAGTCGCCCGGCTGGAAGAAGCCGCGCAGGCCAAACGCGCCGCGACCGCCGCCGCAGAGGCGTTTTTCAGGAAGTGAGCGGCCCCGCCTGCGCTCCCCCCGCCCGCCCGCTCGGCTTGACAGCGGCGAGGCCATTGCGCTTCTTGGCGCCCAGCCGCCGGCCCTCCCGGCAATTCCTCGATTTTTCCAAACCGAAAGCGGCCCATGCATCGCTACCGTTCGCATAACTGCGGAGAGCCCAATGAGGCGCTCGCGGGTCAGAAAATCCGCCTCTCCGGCTGGTGCCACCGCATCCGTGACCATGGCGGCGTGCTGTTCATCGACCTGCGCGACCATTACGGCCTGACCCAATGCGTCGTGGACCCCGATTCGCCGGCCTTCGCCCAGGCCGAGAAGCTGCGCTCCGAATGGGTCGTCCGCCTCGACGGCGAGGTACGCCGCCGCCCGGCCGGCACGGAGAATCCCGACATGCCCACGGGCCAGGTCGAGATTTACGTGGCCGAGATCGAGGTGCTCGGGCCTGCGGGCGAATTGCCCCTGCCCGTCTTCGGCGATCAGAACTATCCCGAGGACACGCGCCTCAAATATCGCTTCCTCGATCTCCGCCGCGAGAAGCTGCACGAGAACATCATGCTGCGCGGGCGGATCATCGACTCGATTCGCACGCGCATGAAGCAGGGCGGCTTCTTCGAATTTCAGACGCCGATCCTCACCGCCTCCAGCCCTGAAGGCGCGCGCGACTTTCTGGTGCCCTCGCGTCTGCATCCCGGCAAGTTCTACGCGTTGCCGCAGGCGCCCCAGCAGTTCAAGCAATTGCTCATGGTCGCGGGCTTCGACCGCTATTTCCAGATCGCGCCCTGCTTCCGCGACGAGGACGCCCGCGCCGACCGTTCGCCCGGCGAGTTCTACCAGCTCGACGTGGAGATGAGCTTCGTCACGCAGGAAGACGTATTCGAGGCGATGGAGCCGGTGCTGCGCGGCGTATTCGAGGAATTCTCGAACGGCAAGCCGGTGACGCAGAAGTTCCCGCGCATCCCCTATCGCGAGGCCATGCTGAAATATGGCTCGGACAAGCCGGATTTGCGCAACCCGCTCGTCATCGTCGATCTCTCGGCGGAGTTCGAGAGCGAGAGCGTCTCGTTCAAGGCGTTCCGCGGCAAGACCGTGCGCGCGATTCCGGCGCCGGGCGCCGCGAGCCAGCCGAGAAGCTTCTTCGACAAGCTCAACGACTGGGCGCGCTCCGAAGGCGCGCCGGGATTGGGCTACATCATCTTCGAGGAGGAGAATGGCGCGCTCGTCGGCAAGGGGCCGATCGCCAAATTCATCCCCGCCGACGTGCAGGCGACCATCGCCGCCAAGGCGGGCGTGAAGGCCGGCGACGCCGTCTTCTTCTCGGCCGGGGAGGAGCTGGCCGCCGCCAAGCTCGCGGGCATGGCGCGGATTCGCGTCGGCAATGAACTCGGCCTCTCCAGGACCAACGTCTTCGAATTCTGCTGGATCGTCGATTTCCCGATGTACGAGTGGAACGAGGAGGACAAGAAGATCGACTTCTCGCACAATCCGTTCTCGATGCCGCAGGGCGGCATGGAGGCGCTCGAGACGAAAGACCCGCTCGACATCCTCGCCTATCAATATGACATCGTCTGCAACGGCGTGGAGCTCTCTTCGGGCGCGATCCGCAACCATCGCCCCGAAATCATGAAGAAGGCCTTCGAAATCGCCGGCTATGGCGAAGAGGTGCTGATCGAAAAATTCGGCGGCATGTATCGCGCCTTCCAATATGGCGCGCCGCCGCATGGGGGCATCGCGCCGGGCGTCGACCGCATCGTGATGCTGCTGGCGGAGGAAGAGAATCTTCGCGAGGTCACGCTCTTCCCGATGAACCAGCGTGCCGAGGACCTGCTGATGGGCGCACCCTCGGAAGCGACGATGAAGCAGCTGCGCGAGCTGCATATCCGGCTGAACCTGCCGGAGAAGAGCGCGTAAAAAACCCTCACTCAGCCCTCGTGGCCCGGCTTGTCCCGGCCACGAGGGCGAAAAGCGACTCCCGGCCTATTTTTGAGCGCCCGTCCACTTTTTCACCGTCTCCAGCGCATTCTCGATATGCTTCGTCGCGCCCGAGTCGGAAACGGCTGACAGGATTTTCCCCTCGGGCGAAATCACATAGGAAATGCGATTGGCGAAGACCGGCCCCGCGACAGGCAGGCTGAACGAAGCGTCATAGGCCTTGATGACGTTGAACTGCGGGTCCGCGCCCACAGGAAACTTGTCGCGGCATTCCTTGGTCGAGAACTCGCGCTGCGTCTCGATCCCGTCGCCCGATATGCCGATGACGGACGCCTTCATCGCTGCGAACTGATCCATCGCTTCGGCGAACTCATGCGCCTCCTCGGTGCAGACGCTGGTGAAGGACTTCGGATAGAAATAGACGACCACCGGACCGTTCTTCAGCGCCTCCTTCAACGAGAAAGTGAACTCCTTCCCGCCCTGCGCCGCCAGCACCGCGAAGTCCGGCGCGGGATCGCCCGGTTTCAGCGCGGCGAACGCGGCTGTGGCGGAGATCAGGAAAGCGATTGACGCAGCGATGCCGAGGCGCATGGAAGAACCCTTTTTCATTTCTCAAAGTGGAGGTAGAGGATTCACGGCGGCGTTCAAGTCACCGTTCCGCTCTCCCGCGCGCCGAAGGGGATCGAGGGCGTTTCTTCGTCTCCCCGGAGTGGAGCTGTTCAGCCGCTCCACGGGCGGCGCTCGTTGAAGCGCGCCCAGTTCTGCGCCACGAGCTCGAAGAGCTTCTCGCCCTCGGCGGACATCCAGCCCGCGAGCCGAGTGGCGGCGGCCTCGATTGGGCCTGCGGGCCTCGACGCCTTGCTCGCACTGCGAAACGACAGGGCGAGAGTGGGGAAAACCGTCACCGTGACGACGGCTGCGCCGATAAGCGCGGAGGCGTTTTCACCCGATATTTGCCCCGAGCGCGCGCCGAGATAGCTGATTGCGACGACGAGGGGCAAGGTCGTTGCAGAAAGCAGCGCAAGCGCCGGCATGTCCCTCGGCCCGAGCACGCGGCGATACAGCGCGAGCGGCGCCATGCGAACGAAAGCAAAGGCGAAGGAGAACAGGACCAGGCGGGCGATGCTGGCCGGGCTGGCGAACAGTGCGGAAAGGTCGAATTCGATCCCGCTGGCGATGAAAAAAACCGGAACGAAAAAACCCGCCCCGATCGTCTTCAGCCGGCCTTCGAGCGCCTGCGCTCTGGTGCCGTCGACGAGCGTGGCCACGGCCATTCCGGCCGCATAGGCGCCGACAACCGCTTCCATGCCCATGACGCCGGCAAGCGACACGAAGCCCAGAAGGACGAGCAGCGAGACGCGCACGGGGAGAAGCTCGCTGTCGCCGAGCCATCGCAGGATGATCGCCGAGAGACGGTCAGAGCGCAGCGTCGCCAGCAGAAAGACGCTCACGACGGCGATGAGCAGAAAGAGCAGACTCAAAAGCGTCTGGTGGAAGTGGTGCTTCTCCTGCGCCAGCGCGATGGAGGCGAGGAGAAGCGGGCCGAGCTCGCCGATCGCCGCGGCGCCCATGACATAGCGGCCGAAATCCGTGGTCAGCTCGCCCGCCTGCCGCAGAATGGGCAGAAGAATGCCGAAGGCCGTCGTCGGCAGAATGATGGCGACGAGCGCCGGCGCGCGCACGAGCCCCACAAGATAGAGCGCGGCCACGAACAGCGCGGAGACGAGCATGGAGACGAGCCAGGCGAGGAGACCGATCCGCAACGGCCCCGGCCCCAGCTCCTTCATCTTGAATTCGAAGCCGGCCTGAAAAAAGAGGAAGACTAGGCCGAACCTGCCGAGAAACTCGATCGCGGCGTCGTTGACGACGAGGCCCGTGACGCTCGGGCCGGCGAGAACGCCGAGCATCAATTCGATCGCGACGACCGGAACGGTTGCGAAAAGCGGAAGACGGCTGGCGAGGGGCGCCAGAACCGCAATGCCCAGGATGAGGAATATTCCCTGAAATTCGGTCGTCACGGCGCTCACCCATTCATGCGGCTTTCACGGGCGCCGACGGCGAAAAAGCGTCGGCGCGGCGCGAATCGCCGAAAAGCGGTTCGATTAGAAAACATAACCGTTTTTGGCCACTTGTACGAAAGCGCCGGAGAGACACGCGCCGGCGCCCTGCCCGCCCTGCGGCGGCCCGGTCAGGCGACTTCGCCCGCCGGCGCCGCGCGGCGCGCGGACAGCATGCGCTTCATCTCCGGCGCGCCGCGTGCCTGAGTGGATGTCCTGCCGTGTCTGCTCAACAGGATCAGAAGGCGCAGCAGTCAGACATGAACCGCCCGGCCATAGGCGTCGAGCACGCTCTCGTGCATCGTCTCGGAGAGCGTCGGGTGGGGGAAGATGGTTTTCATCAGCTCCTCCTCCGTCGTCTCCAGATTCATGGCGATCACGAAACCCTGAACGAGCTCCGTCGCCTCGGCGCCGACGAGATGCGCGCCAAGCAGGCGCCCCGTCTTCCTGTCGAAGATCGTCTTGACCAGCCCCTCCGGCTCGCCGAGGGCAATTGCCTTGCCATTGGCGAGATAGGGAAAACGCCCCACCCTGATCTCGAAGCCTTCCGCCTTCGCCCGCTCCTCCGTCAGCCCCACCGACGCCACCTGCGGATGGCAATAGGTGCAGCCGGGGACAAGCGTCTTGTCGAGCGGATGCGCTGGCAGGCCGGCGATCGCCTCGACGCAGGAGACGCCCTCATGCTCCGCCTTGTGGGCGAGCATCGGTCCGCCAGCGACATCGCCAATGGCGTAAATGCCCGGCGCACTCGTCCGGCCGAGCCCGTCCGTCTTGATGACGCCCTTCTCCAGCGCGACGCCGAGCGCCTCGAGGCCCAGATTTTCCACATTGGCCACGACGCCCGCCGCCGACAGCACACGCTCGACCTCGAGCGTATCGGCGGCGCCGTCCGCGCCTTTCAGCCTCGCAACGACGCTGTCCGCCTTTTTTTCCAGCCCCGCGACCGTTGTCGCCGTGCGGATGACAATGCCTTGCTTCTCGAAGCTCTTACGCGCAAAGGCGGCTATCTCGGCGTCCTCGGCGGGCAGGATGTGCGGCAGCGCCTCGACGAGGGTGACCTCGACGCCGAATGTGCGGAAAAATGATGCAAATTCGACGCCGATCGCGCCGGCGCCGACGACGAGCAGGGACTTGGGGAAGCGCTCCGGCTTCAGCGCCTCGAAATAGGTCCAGACCAACCGCCCGTCGGGCTCGAGGCCTGGCAGAACGCGCGGCCGCGCGCCGGTCGCGATAATGATGTGACTGGCCCGATAGTCGCCCTCCCCCAGGATGGTCTTCGGGGCGGGAAGCTGCGGCGTCACGGGAGGCTTGGTCGGCGCGCCGATTTTGACCTCGCCTTTGCCGGAGAGCCGCGCCTCGCCCCAGATCACATCGACCTTGTTCTTTTTCAGCAGAAAGCCGACCCCGGCGTTGAGACGAGCCGCCGCCTCGCGCGAGCGCGCTACAATGCGCGACGCATCGTACCCCGCTCTCGCGCCCGTCACGCCGAACTGTGCGGCTTCATTTGCGAGCCTGTAAATTTCCGCGGACCGCAGGAGCGCCTTTGTCGGGATGCAGCCCCAGTTGAGGCAGATGCCGCCAAGATGTTCGCGCTCGGCCACCGCGGTTTTCAGGCCGAGCTGCGCGGCCCGAATCGCGGCCACATATCCGCCGGGTCCGCCGCCGATGACCATCACGTCATATTGGCTCATCGATGCCCGCCTCCTCCTGCGCCGCCATGTTCGACAGTGTTAGCCGCGCGCGGTCCTCGCGTCGAGACGGCGCGGCAGGCCCGCTGGGGAGGAGAAAAGGCGCGGAGGCGCCTGCGTCGGTTGGTCTCCGCAATGCGTGTGAAGACAGTTATGTCCGGCGCAGGCGCGAGGGCTGCGAAGAAATGCACATATCCTAATACCGGCGTGGAGCGGTCGGCCGCCGCACCGGAATCGGAACCGGCCTCAAAACCGGGGCGGGTCCGGGGAGAGCGCGCACGGCGTCGAGCACCTTGCCGAGCGCAGCGGCGACAATGCCGCTCTTCTGTTTGCCTTTCATGAGCGTTACTCCTGTCTACCTCCTCTGACAGGTGCAACAATCGAGCCGCTTCTTTTGATCCGCGAAAAATTGGAATAAATCAAAAAAGCGCCCGCCGGAGACCGGTGGACGCCTTTCAAAAACCAGTCTTTTCAGACGGTTACGCAGCAGCCGGCAAAGCCGCCTTCGCCTGAGCCACGATCGCCGCGAAGGCCTCGGGCTGCTCGATGGCGAGCTGGGACAAAACCTTGCGGTCGACGCCGACCCCCGCCTTGGCGAGGCCGTCGATGAAGC
It includes:
- a CDS encoding phospholipase D-like domain-containing protein yields the protein MKRLLLIALCLALSTPALAGRCRLERQAYAPAEDLEAIDVELIGQAKKRIDFAAYVLTDLRIVKALDDAAARGVRIRLYRDGADVHMPKALAEVYDSLAARPNVEIRYKSEPAPLMHLKAYSVDGKFVRDGAGNFSHSGLTRQDNSLIVLRCRAAVKRFKRAFEDMWRR
- a CDS encoding cell wall hydrolase; amino-acid sequence: MRRQSKGRRSADVRTPWALGVMAPWALGVGVLVSFTASAGQDAAGDWNVAPLTARARAAAKPATFQLASFGEAASGELGLSGQSRALVQSARLMVGAPDDLRAIPDESEPHVDLKPDVKNFPEVDRTHKGDPIIAMRPGFETRVIDPAALGLAEPARLTFRIEGKRAARTSLALAPRGPVPGDDALYEAEAARAEALTTTQTQKSTAAASPAQTASTATPPALSNDGAASPPEGAKPVAKAAVEAPRDTGSKDIAERVLHGATPAVARAVALGSSTPAQPDALPIEVSSFPRATLALGAPGKARPDYASLVDRDNMDRERRCLAEAVYFESRSEPEAGQAAVAQVVLNRVQSGLYPASICGVVYQNRNHYKACQFSFACEGKSLRITEQESWATAVRIANEVMDGRTYITDVGRSTHYHATYVKPRWARALTRMDMIGRHIFYRLKPGQT
- a CDS encoding secondary thiamine-phosphate synthase enzyme YjbQ; this translates as MRQATRIIRIETSGRGFYEVTATLADFLRGARMGEGLLTAFCRHTSASLLIQENADPSVLRDLEAVFSRLAPEGAAYSHDTEGPDDMPAHIRAALTQTQLSIPVIGGALALGTWQGVYIVEHRRRPHRREIALHLIGE
- a CDS encoding Crp/Fnr family transcriptional regulator, encoding MTESLIDAVTSWAASETGKYVGVTALTMLAWSEAAAIVGSTYFKRMIPLRAAAMIANVLGVTLGLATGNLPTITKHAINFPLNFTRLREMRRLIASVRQASATDLNLEWLKPFMHPESFRATDYVFEKGALATQAFLVVEGKIEISERGVILEPGAIFGEMALFTRTGKRTASAKCLTDATLLAITYEQFEQLYFQNPEFGLYLVRLMVRRFESNHLGEELESA
- the ppdK gene encoding pyruvate, phosphate dikinase, with protein sequence MTKWVYRFSAGQSEGSAAMRDLLGGKGANLAEMAALGLPVPPGFTITTEVCAYFYANGHAFPADLEGQVEAAMAEVGQVAGHAFGDSKWPLLVSVRSGARASMPGMMDTVLNLGLNDETVEALASYCGDARFAWDCYRRFIEMYSSVVLGVEHHIFEDALEEMKDAKGFTLDTQLSAADWREAVARFKAIVEANAGVTFPQDPHAQLWGAIRAVFASWMNHRAIVYRHLHNIPESWGTAVNVQAMVFGNMDANSATGVAFTRNPSTGVKELYGEYLINAQGEDVVAGLRTPQPLTEVASRASPGEKISLEAAMPKIFAEFTKVADRLERHYRDMQDMEFTVERGKLWMLQTRNGKRTARAALKLAVDMANEGLITREEAILRVEPTSLDQLLHPTIDPAARRDILATGLPASPGAAFGEIVFSPEEAETLAASGRKVILVRTETSPEDIHGMHAAEGILTARGGMTSHAAVVARGMGKPCVTGAGALRIDYEDQSFTVAGKRFVKGDKLTIDGSAGHVIAGEVKMQRPELTGEFAVLMGWADEIRRLKVRANAETPSDARAARRFGAEGIGLARTEHMFFEGERIVAVREMILADDAEGRRTALAKLLPIQREDFKHLFEIMAGLPVTIRLLDPPLHEFLPHTDTELATVARAMGADPVKLRRRALQLSEFNPMLGFRGVRLAVVFPEIVDMQARAIFEAAIEASIATGEPARIEIMAPLVFTRAELDLVKARVEAMASLVEKETGIRPGYEIGTMIELPRAALRAGEIAPSADFFSFGTNDLTQTTLGISRDDSASFLNAYVEKGLLPHDPFVSIDQEGVGELVALGCQRARAARPDIALGVCGEHGGDPASVAFFEKIGIDYVSCSPFRVPIARLAAAQAALGRKAEGTA
- a CDS encoding DUF1192 family protein; its protein translation is MMEDEAPRPRPAHEMGQPLDLLSLGELDERIAALKAEVARLEEAAQAKRAATAAAEAFFRK
- the aspS gene encoding aspartate--tRNA ligase codes for the protein MHRYRSHNCGEPNEALAGQKIRLSGWCHRIRDHGGVLFIDLRDHYGLTQCVVDPDSPAFAQAEKLRSEWVVRLDGEVRRRPAGTENPDMPTGQVEIYVAEIEVLGPAGELPLPVFGDQNYPEDTRLKYRFLDLRREKLHENIMLRGRIIDSIRTRMKQGGFFEFQTPILTASSPEGARDFLVPSRLHPGKFYALPQAPQQFKQLLMVAGFDRYFQIAPCFRDEDARADRSPGEFYQLDVEMSFVTQEDVFEAMEPVLRGVFEEFSNGKPVTQKFPRIPYREAMLKYGSDKPDLRNPLVIVDLSAEFESESVSFKAFRGKTVRAIPAPGAASQPRSFFDKLNDWARSEGAPGLGYIIFEEENGALVGKGPIAKFIPADVQATIAAKAGVKAGDAVFFSAGEELAAAKLAGMARIRVGNELGLSRTNVFEFCWIVDFPMYEWNEEDKKIDFSHNPFSMPQGGMEALETKDPLDILAYQYDIVCNGVELSSGAIRNHRPEIMKKAFEIAGYGEEVLIEKFGGMYRAFQYGAPPHGGIAPGVDRIVMLLAEEENLREVTLFPMNQRAEDLLMGAPSEATMKQLRELHIRLNLPEKSA
- a CDS encoding peroxiredoxin encodes the protein MRLGIAASIAFLISATAAFAALKPGDPAPDFAVLAAQGGKEFTFSLKEALKNGPVVVYFYPKSFTSVCTEEAHEFAEAMDQFAAMKASVIGISGDGIETQREFSTKECRDKFPVGADPQFNVIKAYDASFSLPVAGPVFANRISYVISPEGKILSAVSDSGATKHIENALETVKKWTGAQK